One Coffea eugenioides isolate CCC68of chromosome 2, Ceug_1.0, whole genome shotgun sequence genomic window, TACACGTGTGGAATTATATCATATATATGCGCTCCCCATCagccaagtaaacaagaactTGAGGGAATCTCTATCTCATGTTTATCTTAAGAGATAAACATGTGTGAAGTACTGTCAGTAAATACGGAGAACATGCCAACAAAGTAAATGATACGTAATAACATCATCAGACAGCAGAATAATAATGGTCTGGCTATAGTTTGAATCAATGGCAATGCATGTTCATGTAAGAGGTAATTCCTTTACTTCTTTCCCGGTGAAAATCAAAATAGAATAAAGAGAAGACTAAATTCTGTCTCATTGACAACATTCTGATCAGTAAAGATAAGACTGTTggcaaaaataataataatactgcTCCTAGCAAATGGGGCAAACACAACTTTCACGTGGTTAAAAGCTGATGTCTTGACAGAAGAAAGCACTTGTACATAAACTTTGGCAACGAGGATGTTGATGTTAGGGGTTTAAACTTACTCGGAAACATGATTATTTTCAAGCGATTAAAGACAAAAATGTAATAAGGGTAGCCCCAAACTCCCTAAGTAGGGGTGGGTGTGGGTATAATCAGCTCCTTCTATGATATCACGCTGTCTCAATACATATGAACTTGTTTGTTgatttgaatctattttccctACTCCTAATTTCCTCCGCTTTAGTAACGGATGAATCGCTTTTCCTTAGCCCCAAAATAACAAGAGACAGAACGAAACTGCTAGCAATTAATAATAACATGATTCACCAGCAGACTACTGATAATAATATTACATGAACGATTCATGAGTCTCAAAATTAAACTAATACGTAGTTGCTGACCTttcacccccaaaaaaaaaaaaaaaaaaagtaacgcGAAAATGCATTAAAAACAGTAATGACTGCAGACTGACTACCCCATTGAAAATCAAACCTCAAAAACCAAACGAATTTTAGACTTTTTCAAGATCATCATGACGAGATAGATATTCGTTTGCTAAGCGAAATTTCCTCAGAGACTAGCTCTAATCTCCTTCACCATTTCCAGTACAGTTTCAACAAAAACCTCATCTTTATCTTCAAAAGCAGATTTTACTTTCAAGTAATCCTCGGACTCATTGGCCAAGAAAAGAGTAAAAGATTGCCCGATTGGGCCTGAAAATGGAAACTTAACTCTAGATTTGGCACTCGTCACCCTCTGCAAATACTCGGTATTTCTTGGATTATCACAAATCCGCCTCATCTGATCAGCGAGATCAGTTTTTCCCAGATCTTGCTTGCTCCGGTTCTTGGAATCTGTGATGGTCACCCGGAGAAGGGATTCCGGTAAGAAAGGCAGGAGGGTTTCCATTATCGAGAAAGTGTAAAAACCCATAGCCAGATGACAATGATATTCAACGGTAAGCAACCCAATTTCCCTAGCATAAATGTTGTTAGCATCATCAAGACAACTTCTGGAAGCATAGAGATATATAAAAGTATCTGATTCGAAGTCGAGCTTCCACTTCATCACAGGTTCCTTGATGAAACGGATACCGCCTGTGGCCTCGGAATCTTCCGGCGGATACAAGATTTCCACATGGAGGGATTCCATGCGGGAGAATTTAGCAAGAAATTTGGTGGTGAGATGAGACAGAAACTCGAAATCCAAGTGCTCGAAGTGGAAAGTCAATCGCTGGGACTTCTGGAGGAAGGGAAACATCCCCAGGGGAGCTATGAAACAGTGGACTGGTTTTCCTGGAAAACAAGCAGGAGTGGTTTTCTTATCGAGTTCCTGGCGGGGAATCCGAAGTGGGATCTCGACAGAAACATTTTTGGTTTGGTAAACAAGGGAAGAGAAACGTTTAGAGACCAAAGAACATCTGCAGAGAGATTTAGCCTCAGAGATTTTGTTAAAGATATGGGATACTATCAAACCATCTGGTAAGAGTTTGAAGTGGGGATCTTCTTGCTCCTTTTTGGCTTTTCCTCCTCCTGCAACTATGGTTAGACTAGCCACCAAACCCTCCATTTTTGTGGCCAGACAGAAAGAAGGAGCCTTTGCTTTTCTGATAGCTCCAAATTGCAGCTCTTTCTTGGGACTCAGCCAACCCCAAAATGCCGTGCTAAGGCTGAGGCGGTTACTTTTCTGTGCACATTGAGCAAGGTGTGAATCAAGAAGACAGCTGTTGCTCGATTCTTGATTGGGTACAGTACATAGTACAACAGCTTTTACCGGCTGCAGTAACAAAATGTGGCTACCATTGCAGTAATACGTACGTAGTTGAGATTTCCTGAGAAAAACCCTAAACAAGCAGTCGGCTATTGGGGTTTAAGAAAAGGAATCATATAACACACAACTATAATGAAAGTTGAATCGTTTTTGTGAATATAGTTGGGGGGGCCTTCTGCATGAAAAGGGATGTAACATTTCgtggaaattaattttttactaCTGGGAATTGCAATGGAGATTGGGAGAGAATTGTGAAATGAACAACATTTTTAGTGAGCTCGGTTCTCGTTTTGATGCTTTAATAAAAAGGGCACATTATACAAGAACTCTATCACCGTTAAGGACACGAATTTCGGGGTAATCAAGCAAGGACTCCCTAAATGCTGTACCCATTAGGGATGTAAAATAGGTTAATTacgtttctttttcttttagtcAAGTGCCTATTGATTGTACTGAGGAAGGCAACCCCCAACATTTAGATGGTTTAGAGTAATTAAACCAACAAAGTCTTAAGATTTGAGCTACATTTACTCGATGCAAGGAGGATAAATCAAAACtacaaaatatatttaaaaaaattgttttttagGAACAAAATCGAAAACCTCAGTCTCAATTGACTCAAGAGTAAGTTTCTTATGCACCAtcatttgtataattattttttacaCTAGTAAATTTAAATCATACTACCACATAACATGAAtttatatttgaaattcaaatcataTATTTTCTCATCTTAAGAACTGGCCTTGATTCTTAACAAGTTCAAAATTGTGTTCAGAGCGAAAGTAACCATATTATGCAATTTGGTATATTGGTTTTATGTCCTTTACTCCTGAGCTTATGGATATAGTGTTGGGGTACTGATGTTCTTTATATTGGGTGTGTGTTTGAGATTCTGATGTCAACTAATGAGGGAAAACTTTGTCTTAAAAACCTATCCAGTAGTTTAGAATGTCTATCATTATACATATTAAAAATACTTCAATTGTACTCTTAACTTTAGCAATCAATTCTTTCATTAAATaaactaatgattaatgctCTCATTGAGCTAAATACTAAAGAAACAGGTAACATAAAACCTGGGAGTTGCGTGAGGCCCCCATTCAACTAGTGGTTTGTGAGAAGAGTACTTTGGAGTAATTTTTGGCGAAATGATGGTTAAGttatttaattgaaaaatacaTTCTATTATTATCAGGCAATAGTAATTAATCTTTGATGaaattacccttttttttaacttgttaaACTTGACTACCCTTCGAATCTTGGACAATGAGGTTTCTGTTGCTGTCCTTTCTTCTTTAATGTCATTACAAAAGTAACAAATTAGAGTGAGAAGGCCTGCCGAGTATTCCTTTGCGGTTTAAGTGCAGTTCTGAATTAGCCAACTCCTAATTTACCCCGAAAACCccaaaaatacaaaaaggaAAGATTAGCCAAATTCCTAGTCAGACACTCTCAAGACTCAACACTAACTAGTCACAACTGACACCACTGCCAATGGCAACTACTGAGTACGCCACGGCCTCACCACCTCGTCACTCCCTTTTGTCCCAAGCATGGTTCGAagtctcggccgagtcgtcaccgtctcgGCCCCTACCGATACGATACCGTGACGAAACGATACCGAAATACTTGACTCGCCGAGAAATCGGCCGAGTTGTCTCCGTGACGGATTAACTCGGCGAGTCACTCCGAGTTATCCCGAGTCAAGACGAGAAATTAGCCGAGTCACACCGTGACGGATTGACTTGGTCGTTTCTTTTaccattttttaattatttttatttagcatacttttttatattattaacaatttttagaatattaaatactttaaaatttgcgtctcaccaagaccgcgaccgatatgccgagaccgatgtggaacgttcCGGGCCGCGACCACAACCGCGACCgtgactttgaaccatggtcCCAAGTGTGGCTGTACCATAATCTTGGGCAGCAAGCACAAAGTTCCACCTTATATTGGACTGGAATTTTGTTGCTACTCTCTTTTTACAGTTCCATCCCTGTTCTTCAGAGCAATGCAGAAAGAAAATCCCCTTTGAGTTTTGAGAGCTGAGAGAGCTGGAGAGTTCTGGGAACGAAATGATTGCAGTCGCACGAGAAATTTCACGAGGAGAAGACTATTTCGATCGATTACCAGATGACTTGATAGTATCCCATATACTTGGCAAGATCCCAGATGCCAAATCCCTTTTCAGCTGTTTTTTACTCTGCAAACGCCTAGCCTTCCTGGTTTTGCAATCCCACACCATTTATTGCACGATCCTTCATTGGCTTCCATCTTACATAGACGTTTCCACCACCCGAACTCAGTCTCTGCCCTTCCCCCAAATGAAAAAGCTCCTCCGTGCTCTCAAGAAACCAGTTCGGTTTCAAAATTCCcgtgattttcatttatcttacCTTGTCCCCTTGCTGAGATTTATAATGGCATTCAGATTTCTTAAGTTTCTTTACGCGGAAGTTTGTTTCTCGGGTAAGATGAAGACTTCTTCAAGCTCAATTCCAGGTCCCATTCCCAAATCTTCCATAGGACCCGTACTCAAGTGGAAGGTAGAGTTCAAGCCCCAAAACTCTGGGAACATGACAATATTTCTTGCGAAGAGCCTCGCTTCTTTGGCTACTAGTGATGAAGAGGATAATGATGAAGAAGAAGTACAGAGTCAAAGACAAATTTTTAAACAGAGATGCATCTTCCGCGATGTCGCGCAagatgctcaattgaggctgaTGGTGTTTGAATTAATGGGTAATTTATTACCTGATCAGCTTCAAAGAATTGTAATTACAGATTCAAGGAAACAGGGGAAGGTTGTTTTGGGTGAGGGAAAGCTTGTTGAGTTGAGGAGGCGAGACATGGTTATCAGGGACAACGATGTGAGGATAAAGGTCTGGAATAGGAGAGTGGTTAGGCTTCCCTTGGCAGGCTATGTGATGAAGGGAGTAACTGTTTTTGCCATGAAATTTGGAGCTGTTGATAACGCTGATGAAGATGTTGAATcgattgcaaaagatgcttttgaaggggaaggggaagtttTTGGCGAAGCTATTGACAAAATGCTCAAGAAACCAGCATCTGTTGAGGAACATGTGACAGTGCTAATTTGATCGTGCTGGGATTGATCCTTTTTATAATCAAGTAGTTTGATAGGTGGTagcccaaaagaaaaagaacttaTAGAATCAGTGGGTCGATTTTGAGATTGAGATTCGTCTTGAATGGTTAGGTTCAAAGAGCTTATTGGTTGGGTTACATATGTTTGCAGAAGAAATATATATGGATGAGAACTTTGCTTATCGTACCCAAATTGACCGTTTCTCTATGCTGTCATGGCTCTGCTCTGTTTCTTTTCAAGGGGCTTGTAGTTTCCTATCAATTAAAATCAAATCAACGAAGTGAAAGATTATATCACTATTTGAGTTGCATTTATTTTGCATactcaaaacaaaatttatctCTAAAGTTTAAGTTGCATTCATTTACCTATTTAAAATTTAGCAGAAACTCGCattttaggtttatatcacgtATACAAAAAATAACGTATAAGGGAGTTTAAGTTGCATTTCATTTACCAAATCTTTTGGATTTTAAGTTCCTAGGAAAAGCTTTAGTCaaatcaaaatatatttttaaaataattgtCTAGCAATGAACAAGAGgacatatttttaaaatatcttTACATCAATTAGATCACACGAATAAATTCTGATAATCAGTAATGGTGGTCGAGGTAAAAATTGCAATCATATTATGGTTCTACGGCTATAACTGCGAGACATTCACAAAAATAATTCTCGTAAATGGAGGGTATCCTAGAAGAATTCAAGTATAAACTAAACAGagaaaatcctcaataaattacaaaaaaaaaatcgccTCCATTTTGGGGGTACTGTTAGCTTTcagaaaaataagtaaaaacaGAGGGTAGAAAGCTTTTGATTGGGAGGAAAAAGGGTCTAGAGTACAGAGCATGCCATCTTCAACCCAATTTCCTAattctcatttcaaattcataacctgttaaaattcaaaaccaaaaccagaaaatccgagCAGCTTGACATACTCAGGAGAGCATATACAGGTCAGGTCGCAGCAGTTGCTTTGAGCCTGCAGAATTTCACAACTGCTGCGAAGGGTTCTGAACCAGACCCATCTATGCCCCACCATACCAAAGCTTGGAAGGTTTTCAAAGCATCAGCAACAGATTCTCTGGCTTGGAAAGTTATGTAATGGTTGGCTCCATGGTTCGAAGTCTCGGCCGAGAccgagacgactcggccgagaccgagacgactcggccgagtcgtcaccgtctcgGCCCCTACCGATACGATACCGTGACGAAACGATACCGAGATACTTGACTCGCCGAGAAATCGGCCGAGACGTCACCGCGACGGATTAACTCGGCCGAGTCACACCGAGTTATTCCGAGTCAAGACGAGAAATCGGCCGAGTTACACCGTGACGGATTGACTCGGCCATTTCTTTtgccattttttattatttttgtttagcatactttttttatattattaacaatttttagaatattaaatactttaaaatttgtgtctcaccgagaccgcgaccgatatgccgagaccgatgtggaacgttcCGGGCCGCGACCGTGACCGCGAccacgactttgaaccatggttggCTCCACAACCCCAAAGTCTTGCGTTTGCCTTCTCAACCTTTTCCAACTTGTACTTTGTGCCCTGGAAGAAATTTAACACTCCTGAATTCACTTCCCTTAAACCGCAGATGCAGAACTAAGGGCGGAAGAGAGCACGTACCTCCTTTTGGTTGAAATCATTAACGGCAGCCACAGAGTAATCGAACAGGTTTTGGCGAGCAGCATTAAAAGGATGATATGGAGCCATAATACAACAACCCGGATAGTGGTTGATATCAAAACCCTAAACGAGAGCGGGCAAATCCAGCTTCACTCAGATAAAATTATGTAGCAGATTatcacaaaaattttttttttttaaaaaaaaaagggggcgTACGTACCTCGCTCTCCCTTatctcttgatagtacttggaCCATTTATCTACATCGACCTCTTCAGAGCCTTCAGCCCCATCAGGCAAATAATCACTCTGCAACCTATTCGGAAGTCGCTGATTatcaataataaaataaccagAATCGTCTGAATCATATTCCGATGTAAGCACGTCATCCTCGCCAGTGCCATCGCTCATGTCGTCCTCCCCATCTTTAGCACCGTCGCTATCTTCCATCTCCTCCTCAGCGCCACCGCTCTCTTCATCAAGCTCCTGCTTCTTCTCCGGTGGCGACTGCGTAGATTTTCCCTCATCTTCCCCTCCATCACCAATTATGTGATTTCTGCGTAATTGTTCATCATCGGCCATGGCGATTGATTACCCACGATCCCTACCGCTTGCCCTAATTTCCCAAATTTAGGCGCACACCAATTGttagaaatatatttttaaaaaaaatgaaaaatgaaaaaccaCTTTGAGCATCAGGCTTTgacaagtccaaatccaaaatATATTTCCTTTCGGTCTCCAAGCTCACAATATATTTGGGCCTGAAAGCCTAATCCAAACTATGCCCAGTCTCACCATTAATACAATTCAGTTGGGTGAAGAAACCTAAGTCTATGTTCCTTCACACAATGATATCATATAATAAAGAGAGGAGacatgtcattttttttttgttaattacattgccacatttgttttatcataaaaatcatataataaaattactagtgAGAGGTGCGATTAACAAAAAGTGAAGTATGAATAATATTTTTTCCAAAGAAAAAAAGTTAATAGCCAAACTCGAGATTCTCAATTATTTAGTGATAACTTGACcaaaatgatgatgatgatgcagCGGAGATGCTCGTTTGATTATTTGCAGATTGACCGAACGCCAAAGCTCTAAATTAGAGAATTAATTATACTCTACATTTTTAGTCAAAGCTAAACTAAAAGCTAAACGCCCTGAAACTTCAGGGAGTAAATGGACCAAATCACATTTCACTGCAGGTGAAACTTCAAATAAGCTTTGTGGAAGAATTTGCTGCCCTTCAACTCCAATTTGATAGTGTCCTAGTAATCATAATTCATATATAAATGAGTTAACGACATTGCTTATCTAACCTTTCACTTTTTTTGcacccaccaaaaaaaaataaaaatcataccaccactttttttttttttgtggaaataccaaaaaataacaaaatagaTTTCTAAAGTTCAACTTTCATTTGATTTACCTGTTTTAATCTTAGTATATAGAAACTTGCAATCTACGTTAGGATCACGCATACAAATCAATGTGCTGTCGGACATGAGCATATGCAAATGTTTTATGGAAAGCTTTAGTCAAATCCTACTTTGTAGAGTCATGTTTCCCCTCTACAGTCAATCAATTATTGTTCCAATCTCGGGGTTCATTTGATAATTTGtagagcatttttttttttttctcttgtttaccGAACTCACGTCGTTTCCTTCAAAATCCCTCGTCACAATCCTTCTCAGCATCAGCTAATTGATGATCCCACAGCccagtttctttctttccccgGAAAACTCCTCCAGTTTGTTTCCGCTCCTCTCAGGTTGATTCATGGGCTGTTTTGCTCCCTCCTGCAGAGGCCTCAGCGGCAGTCCTTTCGTCCTTCATCTCACTGCCAAATTCACCTGCCTAAAAACCCTTTACATTGAATTCGATTATTCTGGGGATTTTGGAACCTCCCAGAGTAGTGAGCTAGTAGTCAAGTGGAAGATTGGCTCCAAATCTTCATAATGCTTACTGCTAGAAGTCTTGCTTGAGCTTCTAGCAATACTGGTGATGGCAATAATAATTTAATCCTAGAGAAGTCGAGTTACTGGGGAATACTTTGATGTTAATATGGAGTTTGCTGATATCAGGTTCCGTTCGGTGGAAACTCATACTAATTAATTGTGTTCTTTGGCCTCTGTGGTTTTCTTTTATCACTATTGATTAAATCAGAGATCCTCATCCATGCGCATTATatgaattttaaaataaaaaaaaaacccaccgAATTCATGTTGATTTTAGTGCATACTATAAATATACAGCATGAACACCATTAACATTTTTAGTTATCCCATCCTTaaaaccagaaaagaaaaaaaaaactgcgtATCTCTATTTAAGTGTGAGATAGGGTCTGCTGTTGGTGATTTGTGTTGCGGACATAGGGTCTTGGCTTTAAGTGTAAGAACTGCCAATTTTGAgaattgtttaatttttttatgttCTTCTGGAACTGTAGCTTATTGTGTTCTGTGTTTAATCTGTGGCACCTGTAAAACATATGGTACTTGATTGTCATAAGTGTGATTTTTTGTCTTAGCATGTCAATCTTAATATTGGCACATGATTACATGCTGATCTCAATGTCTTGCTTTTGTAGAATTTTAATATGGACAAGCTTAAGTTTGATGTGCCAAAGTTGCCAGGATGGGTCTCTGCTCTGATAAAAGTTGGAGTTCTTGGAGGTGCTACTATATATACTTTGTCAAAGAGCCTTTACAATGTGGAAGGAGGTCAGAGAGCTGCTGTATTCAATCGTATTGTTGGTGTGAAAGAGAAAGTACGTACACTTAAACCAATAGTTATTATGTCAAATAGCTTTGTTCCTTCTATGTTAATGTTAAATTATAAATTCCCAGTTTCCTTTTGCAACTAGACCTTCTTTTATTTGTCGTTCTCTGATCTGCAATGCATTTTATATCTTAAGTTTCTTCTTAATCTTTCTGAAAAGGTTTTTCTAATTGGTTAATTGTTCTTGAATGTAAAATTGTTACATGTTCAGTTGTCTATTTTCCTGCAATATGTTTCCTATCTCATGTTGAAATAGCAGAGAAATTTTATCCACTTGAAAGAAACTCTGCTCAACACGTCAAAATGTTATTCATATGTGCATCTGTTTTGCTTCATTCTGAATTGAGTTTAATGATGATTTTCCTGCATCCTTGATGTTACATAGCCTGCAATTCATTTTATAGTTGTCAGGTTACCTTAGGGTGTAAATTGTTTACTTAGTtagaatagaaaaaaaaaatcactgaAGACTCATCCCTTTCCCATCATTGCCAACGCTAATGTCGAACAACCCTATGCATATTTATTGCTTTGAAATGTTAGTGAAAAAGTTTAATCCTCTACAGTGTTTCAGATATTCTACATCAGGTACTTAAAAAGCAGTTGTATGATTATCTCCAACATATTTAACTAGACTAGATCACTTTTATATTGAACATCTTGTTTTTAACAGAAATGCCTCCTAAAATATGCTGATATTTGCTGTTTCATTCTTTCAACCAAGGACTGCAAAACAATCATAATGATGGACCCAACTTCTGTATTTTCTCATCTCTTTATGTCatccttcttcaattttccttttgatGTTTACTTTTGGATGTTGAGAGGAAGGCAGGGGAAAGGAAAGAGTCAGTTGGAAAAAATGACATCTCCATCATCATGTAGGTGTACCCTGAAGGAACTCATTTTCTGATTCCCTGGTTTGAAAGACCCACAATTTATGATGTTCGTGCACGTCCCTATATTGTTGAGGGTACTTCGGGCAGCCATGATCTCCAAACGGTAAGTATTCTTGCGCTTATTAAGTTTACAATTAATATACTGTTTTGCCTATATAAACTGTTGAAGGTGGACTTTATTGACCTAATTAACTTAATGAATGCCCCTCATGCACCATTTTAAGCTAAAAAAAACCTTGCCGTAGTGTAGTTGTCAAAAGAAATTAGAATATCCGAGCTCTCCTATATTTGTTTCCAGCTTGAGAACATACATCGCAAGAAACGGTTTCACCACTGGGAATCTAGCCTTCTCTTCTCATGCACCACATTTTGGCTGTTCCAAATTCTGAGCAGTTTAGGAGTCTTATTTTCTATTTGTTTCATGCTTGGATCTTCGACTTGTTTCCTATTTG contains:
- the LOC113762504 gene encoding uncharacterized protein LOC113762504; translation: MADDEQLRRNHIIGDGGEDEGKSTQSPPEKKQELDEESGGAEEEMEDSDGAKDGEDDMSDGTGEDDVLTSEYDSDDSGYFIIDNQRLPNRLQSDYLPDGAEGSEEVDVDKWSKYYQEIRESEGFDINHYPGCCIMAPYHPFNAARQNLFDYSVAAVNDFNQKEGTKYKLEKVEKANARLWGCGANHYITFQARESVADALKTFQALVWWGIDGSGSEPFAAVVKFCRLKATAAT